One region of Quercus lobata isolate SW786 chromosome 2, ValleyOak3.0 Primary Assembly, whole genome shotgun sequence genomic DNA includes:
- the LOC115965767 gene encoding uncharacterized protein LOC115965767, producing the protein MGGKAVEMISDSRLVVGQVKGELKARYARMQEYLSWVKRLQSGFDLFSLSHVSRSGNTHADSLVTLATSLAGDLPRIILVEHLDRTNKEAKGMVPIHEVRAGPSWMDLMREALEYVKKCDQCQRFAPNIHQPGGILNPLSSPWPFAQWGLDIVGPFPKAARNKRYLLVGTDYFTKWVKAEPLANIRDMDAKKFIWRNIVTRFGVLRTLISENGLQFDSKAFRKYCCELGITNRYSTPAYPQGNGETPFALTYGAEAVIPLEANFLILRKKSFTLNSNDELMGKNLDLIDERREKAMIHLAYYHQKLKQGYDANVKLRPLAPGDLVLRKVVAAAKNPSWGKLGPNWEGSY; encoded by the exons atgggaggaaaggCTGTAGAGATGATCTCGGACTCAAGACTGGTAGTGGGCCAGGTAAAGGGGGAATTAAAGGCCAGATATGCGAGGATGCAGGAGTACCTAAGTTGGGTCAAACGCCTGCAGTCGGGCTTCGATCTCTTCAGCCTATCGCACGTCTCCAGAAGTGGAAACACTCATGCGGACTCACTGGTCACACTTGCCACATCCTTGGCAGGGGATCTGCCTCGAATTATTCTTGTCGAGCATCTGGACAGAACGAATAAAGAAGCGAAAGGCATGGTCCCTATTCATGAAGTCAGGGCGGGCCCCAGCTGGATGGACCTTATG AGGGAAGCCCTGGAGTACGTTAAGAAGTGTgaccagtgccaaaggttcGCCCCAAATATTCATCAACCGGGCGGGATCCTCAACCCTCTATCcagcccatggccgttcgccCAGTGGGGCCTGGATATTGTGGGACCTTTCCCGAAGGCAGCAAGAAATAAGAGGTATCTACTGGTCGGCacggattacttcaccaagtgggtcaAAGCCGAGCCCTTAGCCAACATCAGGGACATGGATGCtaagaaattcatctggagaaacATCGTCACACGATTCGGGGTCCTTCGCACCCTCATTTCAGAAAATGGACTCCAGTTTGATAGTAAGGCCTTCAGAAAATATTGCTGCGAGCTGGGGATCACTAACAGATACTCAACTCCAGCTTATCCTCAAGGGAACG GGGAGACACCTTTTGCcctgacctatggggccgaggctgttATCCCCCTTGAGGCAAACTTCCTAATACTGAGGAAGAAATCCTTCACCCTGAACAGTAACGATGAACTAATGGGGAAGAACCTGGACCTAATCGACGAACGAAGAGAAAAGGCAATGATCCATTTAGCCTATTACCACCAGAAGCTCAAACAGGGTTATGATGCCAACGTGAAGCTCAGGCCGCTAGCACCAGGAGACTTAGTACTGAGGAAAGTTGTGGCTGCTGCGAAGAATCCGTCCTGGGGAAAGCTaggacccaattgggaagggTCATACTGA